The Hordeum vulgare subsp. vulgare chromosome 7H, MorexV3_pseudomolecules_assembly, whole genome shotgun sequence DNA window tgagtagggattgccatacaaaagatgcactagagctatgaatatgtgaaagctctaaaggagaactagtgggtgtgcatccaacttgcttgctcacgaagacctagggccattttgaggaagaccatcattggaatgtacaagccaatttatataacaaaaattcccactagttatatggtggtgacaaaacgagaggctctcaatcgtgaagaacatggtgcttgataagaagcacaagtgtggaaaggagatagtagcattgtcccttctctctttttctctcatttttttattttgtttgggctctttggcctctcttttttttgggcaactttggcctttttttatttcctcacatgggacaatgctctaatgatgatcatcacacttttatttactcacagctcaatgatgactcaataggaaatgcttctgtgcaatgatctagcgtagcaatttcTCTTATAAAAGAAGTTGGGTTCGTAGTCACGACGAAGCCATCCACGTCGCCCCTTATAGCGCTATGAATAGTGTTGGCACCGGCCTCCACCGCCTGTAAATTTCGTGTCCCTCCAGGGGCATTTTCGTCATTTCATGCGTGGGCGTATAAAAGTCAGCCCCCTCCATCCTCCCTCCATCCCTCGTCCGCcgccaccctccctccctcctccttccctcccattcttcctcctctcctcccatccGCCTCTCCGACCCGCGGGACCCCGGCCCAGATCCGCTAGCCAACGCGCTGCAGGACCCGCacggcctcggcctcgccgcccgccgccgctgTCAGGGCTGCCGCGTGCACCGCCAGCTCAACGTCTCTCGCGAACCCTATCCGCCTCGCTCTCTTCCCCCTTCTCCTCACACGTCAGCTGCGGGCGCGGACGAGCTTCCCCGGCGGCCGCGGCTCTCCCGCGTCCGTCCCGGCAGGGCGGGCGACCTGCAGCCAAAGGGTTATGGCGGCGACGCTCGATTCCCTGTATGAGAGAGAGAggatgagagggagagagaggagggagaaagagagagaaaagaggAGATGTAGGTGTGTTGGTTGGTGGGAGAGGGTCATCGGCCGCTGGCGAGGTCGGGCGGGGCCTGGCGGTAGGCGGCGCCTCGATTCGCTCCTGGATCTGGAGCTACGAGGAGGCTCAGGCTCGGGCTAATGCACGGGAGGCTGCTCCGCCTCTTCCTCGCTCAGTAAGAAGAGCATGTGCAGCGAGACCAGTACACGATGGCACAGACGGTGCTCGGCGTGCTCGTGCTGCGCGTGGACTCGCCCATCTACTTCGCCAACTCCGGCTACCTGCGCGAGAGGATCACCCGTTGGATCGACGATGAGAGGCGAACGGACCAACGACAAGGGCGAGACCGGCGTGCAGTATGTCGTCCTTGACATGGGTGGTAAGTTACAGCAATGTGTTCTTAAACAATGCCTACATCTGAACACTTCGAACAAAGCATCTCTGAAACTTGTTCTTTATACACGCAGCAGTTGGCAGCATTGACACTAGCAGGACGAGCATGCTGGACGAGCTCAAGAAGACCCTGAACAGGAGAGCAATTCAGGTGAGAAGAGAGAAACAAAAAAAGCCATCTTTCTGAAGAAATATGTGTGTGCTTTGTCATGAACAATGGCTGGTTTCTTCATTGTTTCAGATTGTGTTGGCGAACCCGGGGAGCGAGATCATGAAGAAGCTAGACAGCTCCAAGGTGCTGGAGCTCATCGGCCACGAGTGGATCTTCCCGACGGTGGGCGAGTCCGTGGCAGAGTGCGACTTCATGCTGCACTCCCACAAACCGGGCATGGTGGTTGACAATGCCTTGCGCCGAGAACATGGTCTGATTAGGTATGACCTGAGTTGAGTTGCCAAGCGGCAATGCAAGCCGATATCTATATTTCAAGTCCAAGCTTTCAATGTGTTTTCTGTcttaagaagagatgaagaaaacAATGCCGACGTGTTGGTTGTGCTACTGAATTTTGTACAAGTCCAAGCTTTCAATGCGTTTTTTGTCTTAAGAAGAGATGAATAACTACCTATGTTACATTTAGAGTTGACATGCCTATGTTTTTTTAATGAGAACGATAGAGAATAACCGCACGTACCTGCACATCAGAATACATACCTATTAGGTTGCAGCACAATGTCGGCTGATTGCAACATCCTCTGTTTTATCTAAGTTTTGGTGGCGGGGGAGCCCTAGAATGTGCCAGTGCGGATATTTGGTGGTGGGATGCCGTGCTACGGCTCGGTCCTGCGTGGTTCCATGTGCTAATTGGTCTCTCGAATCTCACTATATGAGTGTGGATGGATGGGCCTCCGCGTCTGGGGCAGTACCAAGGGGGATTGGGGTGGCTCTGAATGGACTATATGGGTGTGCTTGTTTGTGGAATGCTCTGCCTGGGTCGAGTGATTGgcacctgtcgtgggtataagcctgacagtagatgtgtagggtacgaaaaggatgggcagagccttagctacggcgaggttgtatgagttcaggcccctctgcggtggaggtaatagccctacgtctcagtgctcagggagcttgttgtcgagtggaaatatggaatacaatgagttgttaacccctctaccagtgggggagggtggcttatatagagtgcgctgccctccacaacggttccggtacaggggtggaatagtggcgattgaatgcgtacgttacaggtaacgtacgccctaaatgctaataaatgcacctggaaacgtacgaccgtttccctccaggggggttacgatgtaccgagtggtatccagtcggttagcttgatatcctccgaatgctagtctccgactggatgatcgaggacctgttaccgactggatgatggggactccttaattcagtcggagctgactaagggccttgtcctttgtgaggggtagtccttgggtaggacctacagggcaggcctatgaccctaccctaggactataaccccatcattagtccccgaatggattggggttggaacgacgaagcgatgtttgaagtttggatccgactggagtggacttggcttgggtgttgcttgcctctatccattttatcttttctgaccaacgatccgagtggaaatctccgtggaacaaactgtcggaaaccgagtgtattcagggtatctcttgacgcgacccGTCAACTAACAGCACCGGATTTTTCGGGATCTTCAAATTTTGGtttccgcacgctcagcggggatgacgccagcgcgctcgattagcgtctgacgcctcgattctcgcgccttcaactcctccactgatatcgccgcggccggtcgggggataaggtttcggggccacctgccagcgacccagtcggaaccttacttaaatcccggcgacaagggtttttcgttacgcccgccggatcttttgccgttgcttcgtcctcctcgcctcctccagcgcacctaacctccccactcctcctctctctccgcgaactcgcaacttccgccatgaccaagggtcaaaccagcaagatggaggcgaggaagaagaaggggaaggcggcggctcctgctcagcggcggcagcggccgttgccggcggggtggattcaaggcgacttcctcccctctacggtgacggagggggatctgctgcagctggtggaggacgggatgatcgtccacaagtcttggaggctgccggctgagaacgaggtcgagccggcaccccaggagggggagcgcgtcttgctgctcagccatgtctaccgaggtttctccctacccccgcatcctttctttaagggcatcatgaaccacttcggggcacagcttcaccactttcctccgaatgctattgcccaccTCTCTGCTTTTATCgttatgtgcgagtgtttcatcggctgccctccccattgggggctgttcaagcacatattttctgctagatcccaaaccatcaaacgactcaaccagtcggatgataagacacatcttctccagctctgcgggggcttaggtttccagaaaaagagtcggagtagttatcctgccctccagctaagtgagtcggtcaggaactggcagtcgacgtggttctattgccaggatatcgcctgttcgAATGCtgcgacagggctgcctccctttagcttagatcggcccgccccgcctaagcagctcgcgctcacgaaggcggagaagaacgacatccaacctctggttgaggcactcgtagatgtcgtcaggagggggggtcaccggcatagacttgctggaggtcttcctcggtcggcgtatccaacctctgcaggctcgcgaccacgccatgtggcattatacggggcccgaggattccactcggaccaacgttgtgggcgtgactgaggagaaggtgacctcgtgggtgctccagatcacaggcccctgcgagaatcccaaaggatctcggcgaatgAATCCTTTCtacgcggataatcctcctccgaatcaggtgagtaacacttgtcgagtgcgcctaattgtcttaatcttatcggttgcttgaatctctgtgtgacgtttgatgtcgccgactgaattttatgcagaagtggaccaactggttttctcctgtctcgaacgggaacccggacgaggaggaggaagaaggcagccaagagggcagcgtggagagtggCGAGTACGTCTCcggcagtggggagacggaggaggagtctggtgaagaaggggaggatgacgaagagcaggactcgccgcctccgctgccagagcaccggaccaagcgtcGACATGAACCTGTGGTTCCCTCGGCTCCTCcgacatcttcgagtgctccgcctgctgctcccgcGGTGCCGagagctcggagcaccaagagggccagggacgctgctgtcgagtccgtgggtcaaccttccaaggtggccaaaccgagtgggtctaaacctcggaaggctttgccgcggataaagGTCGTCGTCcctgtcacctcgacgtaagtgcttTGAACTTCTAACTTCTTATGATATTCGGTTGAACCCCTGTTtgaaggtcgaatgaattttactcga harbors:
- the LOC123409015 gene encoding sulfate transporter 3.2-like isoform X2 → MCSETSTRWHRRCSACSCCAWTRPSTSPTPATCARGSPVGSTMRGERTNDKGETGVQYVVLDMGVGSIDTSRTSMLDELKKTLNRRAIQIVLANPGSEIMKKLDSSKVLELIGHEWIFPTVGESVAECDFMLHSHKPGMVVDNALRREHGLIRYDLS
- the LOC123409015 gene encoding sulfate transporter 3.2-like isoform X1, whose amino-acid sequence is MCSETSTRWHRRCSACSCCAWTRPSTSPTPATCARGSPVGSTMRGERTNDKGETGVQYVVLDMGAVGSIDTSRTSMLDELKKTLNRRAIQIVLANPGSEIMKKLDSSKVLELIGHEWIFPTVGESVAECDFMLHSHKPGMVVDNALRREHGLIRYDLS
- the LOC123409015 gene encoding sulfate transporter 3.2-like isoform X3, whose protein sequence is MCSETSTRWHRRCSACSCCAWTRPSTSPTPATCARGSPVGSTMRGERTNDKGETGVQYVVLDMGAVGSIDTSRTSMLDELKKTLNRRAIQIVLANPGSEIMKKLDSSKVLELIGHEWIFPTVGESVAECDFMLHSHKPGMVVDNALRREHGLIRV